GAATTTTTATTTCTGGGATCTTTTTTAATTATGTTTAGTCACCGGGAAAAGCGTCTGGGTGATTGGGCGGCTGGTACAATTGTGATTGAGGCAGAAAGAGCGATCGCCTCAGCAACTTTCACAATTTCTGAACAAGCTAAGTCGCTTTATACAGAATTACTCAGCATTGCCGATTTATCTCAACTACTACCAGATGATTTTGCCATAATTCGGGAATATTTGCAGCGACGCGGCGCAATGGCAGCCAAATCAAGAGTTGCTCTTGCTTCTAAGTTAACTCAACAAGTTGCAGCTATTATTAACTTAGATCAATTGCCAGAAGTCCCTCCTGATATATTTCTAGAGGCTATTTACTTAGCTTATCAACACAAAGAATTTTAGTATTTTCTCTGCTGGCGGCGCGGATGGGTGGGTGTAGAAAATCAAGGTTCAAGCAAAATCGCTGTATTCCTTTTAGTACAAGCTTTTGCAGAAAAATTTAATTAAAACCCGCCGCGTGCCTTGCACAGTAAATATTTCAGCTATTTTCTTTCAATCAACTGACTTTTACTTGTGTTAAAATCAGCCCATCCGCGAAATCGAACCTTGAAAACTAAATATAGTCAGCTTTTCTGGTTCCTGCATTGCAATTTCAACTAATCCCTATTAGGGATTGAAACAGCCGTTCCTAATATTTTTATATGAATAATTACTTGCAATTTCAACTAATCCCTATTAGGGATTGAAACGAAAAACATCAGGATATGTCGAATGTACATTGTATATTGCAATTTCAACTAATCCCTATTAGGGATTGAAACAGCAATTGGAAGGCGATCGCTCCAAGTAGTTATGATTGCAATTTCAACTAATCCCTATTAGGGATTGAAACAATATCTAAAATGAGATTGCGCCCGACGCTGACGACATCGGATTGCAATTTCAACTAATCCCTATTAGGGATTGAAACACTGAGAGATATTGCTAAACACACCAAGAAAAAATCATTGCAATTTCAACTAATCCCTATTAGGGATTGAAACAGGTTGTTCGGGGTTTTGAGTTTGATTTGCTCCTAATTGCAATTTCAACTAATCCCTATTAGGGATTGAAACTAATTTTTCTCGAACCAATGCCTCATCTCTAAAACCAGTCAAAATGGCTGTTCCATCTTTAACAAAAAGCGGACGTTTGAGCAGCATTGCATCAAATGCAAATGCGTCAATCCATTGTTGTTCAGTCCAAGTCTTTTTTTCTTCGCCTAAAGCGCGGTAAGATTGCCCAGAGGTATTTCGCATGGGAGCATAACCCAGAGATTTTACCCAATTTTGGATTTGCTCACGGGTAGGTGGATTATCTTTAGTATTGATAAACTCATAGTCAATTTGGTTATTTTGCAGCCAAGTTAGAGCTTTTTTACAAGTACCGCAATTAGGAATGCCGTAGACTTTAAGAGGCATAAAAAAAGTTGAGTAACAGTTTCCAGACATAACATTAACAGTTATCAGTGGTCTAATATCTGCTTTTCTCTGGGTCATATCATGTCCGGTAAATTACTTGTGATATGTCCGCCGTGATTGCAACGAAGTGGAACGACGCGATCGCCTGGACTCTGCGATTACTTCGCTGCGCTCGTAATGACAAGCATTTAGCCGGACTTGATATTATTCCATTGCCAAAAACTAGGAATTATTTGCTCCTAATTGAAGGCTATAAAGATTGGCATAGACTCCTTGTTGTTCTATGAGTTCTGTATGAGTTCCTTGTTCGACTATTTGTCCTTGTTGAATGACTAACACCTGATCAGCCTGAGTCACGGTGCTGAGACGGTGAGCAATGACAAAGCTGGTGCGATTTTTTAACAAACGAGCGATCGCACTCTGCACTAGTGTTTCTGTACGAGTATCAATACTACTAGTTGCTTCATCTAAAATCAAAATTCGTGGATTAATCAACACCGCACGGGCAATACTAATTAGTTGGCGCTGTCCTTGACTCAGGGGCGCACCTCTTTCACCTAATTGGGTGGCGTAACCTTGTGGTAGTGAGGTAATGAACTCATGCACATTTGCCAATTGAGCCGCACTTTCTATATCGGCTTGGCTGGCGTAAGGAGCGCCAAAGGCAATATTTTCGGCGACAGTCCCACTGAACAAAATATTATCTTGTAAAACAATGCCAATTTGACGGCGCAAACTAGCTTGCGTCACACTCCGCACATCAATGTTATCTATTTTGACTGCACCACCAGACACATCGTAAAAACGCAATATTAGGTTAATAATAGTCGTCTTACCTGAGCCTGTTGACCCTACTAGTGCAATCATTTGCCCAGGACTAGCGTGTAAATTCACTCCTTTGAGAACCAGTTGCTCTGGGTTATAGCCAAAGGTGACATTCTCAAATCTCACCTCGCCTTGAATAGCGGGCATTTCTGCTGCATCTGGCGCATCTTGGAGTTTGGCTGGTTCATCTAACAGCAGAAAAATTCGCTCTAATCCGGCAAAGGCTGATTGAGCTTGGGTGTAAAACTGGCTGAGAATTTGGATGGGGCGAAAAAATTGCTGGACGTACAGTAAAAACGATGTGACGACACCAACTGTGGCGGCTCCGGTGACGGCGAGATAACCACCAAATGCTAGTACACCTGCGGTTGCGAGGGTATTGAGAAAATCAATCGACGGTAAAAAGGCCGCCGTAATAGCCACCGCTTCAACATTCGCATCTCGATTAGCAGCGTTGAGAATATCGAATTCTTGAATATTGACTTGTACACGATTAAATGCTTGGGCTTCGCGCACACTGCTAATATCTTCTTCTAACTTGGCGGAAAGGTCGCCAATTGTTTGGCGTGTAACGCGAAATCTGGCTCTCGCCCACCGGGAAAATAAACTAGTAGTAAAAATCATCAGTGGCACAACTAGGTTGCTCAACAAGCCGAGTTGCAAATTAATTGTCAGCATCGCAATAACAATACCCACCAAACTGAAAACGTTACCCAACATTTGGGCGACGGTTTGACCAAATGCCTGATTTACGGTATTAACATCATTCAATAAGCGACTCATTAAATCGCCGGCTTCACTGCGGTCAAAAAAGCTGAGTGGTAAACTCTGAATTTTCAGAAAAATATCTTGTCGCAGTTGTGCCAACAATCGCTGCATAATCCAGCCGACGCGAACAATTTGACCACGGGTTGCCGAAATACCCAGTACATAGATTAGTGCTAGTAATCCTAACAACAGCAACAACCCCGGTAAATTACCTTTGGCAATGAGATGGTCAATAGACCAACCCAGTAAGAACGGCCCGATCGCCTGCGTTGATGCACCAATTAGTACTAATGTCAAGGCAATCGGAATTTCTTTACGATAGGGACGCAGATATTGTAAAAAGCGCCGTAAGGTTGAGAGTTGCTGAGTTGCCAGTTGCTCGGATGCAACAATCGGGCCTGTAGCTCTCATAAGAATTTAGGATTTTAGATTATAGGTTGGAGATAGGAAATTGTTGTCTGCGGCTGGCTAGGAATTAATTATTTGTCGCAATTATTGTTTGTTTTACGTTGACAAAACCTTTCAAATCATCTCATAAATGTGCTGCGGAAATCATATTTGATTTTGGCACGAGAGTTGTAGATGGCAAGCAACGCACTCCTTTCCCAGGGTAAGGGCGAATGACTACGTTATTTGTTCTGTCTGCTTGATTTGAGATTCCAAAATTGCGCCATAAAGTGGGCTGGTTTGCATCAATTCTTCATGGGTTCCTTGGGCTACTAATAAACCTTTATCTATCAACAAAATGCGATCGGCATTTTTGACTGTACTAATGCGTTGCGCTACTACAAAGGTGACACAAGCTTTTTGCTGCATTAAATTATCTAGTTCAGCTTGAATCTGGGCGGCGGTTTTCGCATCTACCGCAGAGGTACTATCATCCAAAATCAGAATACTGTAATCGGTGAGCAAGGTACGGGCGATCGCTATCCGTTGTTTTTGTCCGCCAGATAAGCCAACACCGCGCTCACCGACAATTGTTTCGTAGCCATCGGGCAAGCTAATAATAAAATCATGAATCTGGGCAGTTTTTGCTACCTCTATTACCTGTTCTAAGGTGGCTTTGGGTTTGGCGTAGGCGATATTTTCGCGGATAGTGCCAGAGAATAAAGTTGTTTCTTGAAAGACAATGCCGATATGCGATCGCAAACTTTGCAGGGTAAAATCCCGCACATCCCGCCCGTCAATACGGATGGCTCCCCCAGTTACATCATAAAAGCGGGGAATCAAGTTCATAACTGTGCTTTTGCCGGAACCTGTCATGCCCAGAACAGCAATTAATTCTTTGGGCTTGGTTTCAAAGGAAACATTTTTCAGCGCTTCGGTTGTGGCTCCCGGATAGCGAAAGGAGACGTTTTCAAAGGTAATTCTGCCGCCACAAATTTCAAATTGTTGGGCATGAGGGCGATCGCGGATTTCAACTGCGGCATCTACTACTTCAAATACTCGTGTCGCCGAGGCTGCGGCTTGGGCGATCGCTGGGGCGGCAAAACCAATTAATAAAATAGGTTGAAAAATTAACACTAAGTAAGAATTAAACGCCACCAATTCCCCAATAGAAAAGCTATTGCCAATTACCTGGCTTCCCCCATAGCCAAACACTGCCAGCGTTACCAAGTTACTCAGCAAAAAGATAAAAGGAAAGGTATTACGGATAGCACGAATCGTCTGCATATTTGCTGTGACGAGGCCATCGTTCAAGGTGGTGTAACGCGACTTTTCGGCGGACTCCCGCACAAAGGCTTTAACTACACGTATCCCTAGCAAATTCTCTTGTAAAACAGCATTTAAATTCCCCAATTGCTGTTGTATTTGTCCAAACAGTTGGTTATTCTGACCAATGAATTGTGCCATCAACCATGCTGATATCGGTACTACCGATAGTGTAATTAAAGCGAGTTGCCAATTCATCACGAGCAAGATTACCGCAATGGCTACCAATGTCACCAATCCCCCAATCACCTGAATCAAGCTAGTACCGACAAATGTGCGGATTAGCTCAATGTCACTAGTCACACGGGTTAACAATTGGGAGGTTTGCGATTGGTCATGATAGCTAAAACTGAGATTTTGAATTTTGCTGAAAATTTTGTTGCGTAAATCATAAGCGACACCTTGAGAAGCGGCTTCTGCCAAATAGCTTTGACCAAAGTTAAACAAACCGCGGGCGATCGCCGCTACTACCATCCAAGCCGCACTGTAAAGCACTATCTGTAAGTTTCGCGGCGCAATCCCTTGATCAATTCCCCAACGAAATAATTGCGGAGTTACAGCATTTGCCACTGTCAATAATAAGACACTGATCAAAGCTCCCAATGAAATCCAGCGGTAATTGCCTAAACTCTCTAGTACCCGCTGAATTGAACGCATCGACGAAGTTTGCCGGAGTTCTGGTCGTTGCACCAATTGTCGTCACCTCAACATCTTACACTTCTAAATCGGAAACTCTTGGGAGGGCTTGGTGTAATCTTGTATTTTAAGTCTGTTTATTTAATTATTAATTTTTTCCCTGACACCCTTACACCCATTCTCATTCCCTATTTCCGCACAGTCACCACTGGTAATTGTACTGTGACAGTCGTACCTGATGCAGCATCAGAAGAAATAGAAAATTCTCCACCATGAGCATTGACAATGCGTTTCGTAATCGCCAGCCCCAGTCCAGTACCAGCAGATTTTGTTGAGAAGAATGGCTGAGTGAGTTTAGAGAGAATTTCTGAAGGAATTGGCTCACCGCCATTACAAACATTGATGCAAACTTGACCTGGAGATGAATTTTTCACTTCCCAAATAATCACATCTCCTGAAGCAACTGCTTCACAAGCATTACGCACAACATTGATAAATACTTGTTTGAGCTTATCTTTATCTCCTAAAATTTTGACTGGATGTGGACTGGGGATAAATTCAATTTTGTGTGAGAGTGCTTCTGGCATTTCTCTAATTAATTGCTGCAATTCCTGAATAAACTCATTCACATCTAATTCACCCAGTTGCAACACTTGGGGTTTAGCATAAAGCAAAATTTCACTCAGCAGATTTTCTAACCGTGTAGCTTCGCTCAGTGCTAACGATAATCGCTCTTTAGCTGCTGAGTTTAATATAGTTTTTTTGAAGTAGTTTAATCCCATGATCATTGTCGTCAAGGGATTCCGAATTTCATGGACAATCATGGCTGCAAACTCGCCAATAGCCGCGAGTCGTTCTTGTTCTACCAGCTTGGCTTGGGCTGTCCGCAGTTCGGCAGTGCGTTTTTCTACTTCAGACTCTAAAACTTGATTAAATTTGCACTGTTGTTGGTAGAGATAATAATTATCAATGGCTGTAGCTGCCCGTTCTGCAAATACTTCGGCAACTTGAATTTCTTCTTTTATAAACTCTCTTTGCTGGCGATGAAAAGAGCAGATAGTCCCAATTACTTTTCCTTCTGCTGTCCGTAATGGTATGCCTAAATAAGCATAGTAACCTTCGGGAATCTGCCCATACTCAGGATTTTTTACCGCATCTTCTACTGCTAAGGGGCGACCAATTTCGATTACAGTCCCAGTGAGTAAACCATGTAGTGAATAGACATGTTCACCCTCACCCATATCAATACTACTAGCTAGTACTTGCTCAAAACCTTTTTGGCACACGGTCACAACTGACCAATCTACTTCTAGTAATTCACTAACTCCACAGGCAATACTCTGTAGGTAACTATTTAGCTCCCCAGATCGATAGTTCAAACAGGATAAAAATGCGATCGCTCGTCTTTCGCGCTGCCATAGTTGCTTTTGCAACAAACTTGTTTTACCACTGGCTTTGCTCATATTTGCCTGTTGCAGAAGTTAATATTTTTTTAATAATCATTAATCCTAAGTTCAAAATCTTCTCCAGTAATTATCCTGGACATATATCATAATTTAACTAACTTTGGATTTTCGATTTAATCATAAGAAATAATACTGGAATTACATCCTAATTTCTACTATTGATTAATAAATATTTGATTAAATTAATAAATTTTAATAACATCTCAATTAAAGAGTAAATTCGTTAAATAGTTCCTGAATATTATCTACTAATAATATAGAGGTTAATCTAAGATTAATACATAGTTAACAATTAGCTAAGTTTTAAGCTATTGCAAAGTTACGATGAAAATATAGCGGTAGTCAGATATGTTAGGACAATTTGAAAGCTTGAATGCCAGGAATAATAAAACTTTTTCTCCAGCATAGCTGCCTTCTGCGATAAATCTGCGACGCAGAACTGATATCAGTTATCATTCCGTGTATCTGTGCAGAAACCGGAAAACCCTCTTCTCATCTGTCTCTTTGTAAGCTAATCAGCATTTAAGCTGCACTATTGAAATTGTAAATAAATGACTTAAACCCTCTCCTCTGCCCCTCTGCTCACGCCAGTCGCTACAAGTCGGGGAACCCGCCCAACGCGCTGGCTCCCCTGCGGTCTAAACTGCAAACTAGGTGCTTAACAGCTTATGTGATCACCCGTAATCTTAGTCTCTTATTAATAAAAAACAGTATTTACACTGTCGGCAATTGTAAAAAATAAAGCGAATATTTTGATAGATATTATACTCGTTATGTCAAAAATAACGGGAATTAACTAGATAACTAGTCTGGCAGAATAAATTTTCTAGTTACGTTGGCAAGTCCTATTTGTCAAGGACTACAGCGACTTCGAGCGCCGAGAAAAATGACTCAATATTCATGCGTGGGTATTTAAGTGTGAAGACAGAATTGATAATTAATTATACGCACAGACATATACAAATTTGTCAACCGCGCATAATACCACTGAAGCCTTTAACATTCAGCTTTGTTATTGCAGCAGTATTGTGCAATTATCATCAGGCGATCGCCCAAACTTCTAATCCTCAGACCTTACCATCTGGAAGGATTGAAGAGATTTCTGTTCCTTCCTTACCTTCAGATGCACTACCGCAACCATCAGACCAAGAGCCATTACTTCCACCTGTGCAGTTACCTGGTGAAGCGACACCCACAGAGGATGATTCTAATGCCAAATTCCGGGTTGATCGCATTGAAGTTGTTGGTAGTACAGTATTTAAACCAGAAGATTTTGCCCCAATTACAGCCCCTTTTGTGGGACGAGAAGTAACCTTTGCAGACTTATTACAAGTCAAAGAAGCCATCAGTAAGTTCTACACAGATAAAGGCTATGTCACTACAGGGGCTTTAATTTCACCGCAAACAGTAGATGCGGGAGTGATCAAAATTCAGGTGGTTGAAGGTAGTTTACAAGAAATCCAAATTGTCGGGAATCGGCGATTAAATAGCAACTACATTCGCGATCGCATCCGCATTGGTGCAGGAAAACCCCTAAATGTGCCACGCTTACTGGAAAAGCTGCAACAACTCCGACTCGATCCACGCATTAAAAACATCTCTGCGGAATTGCAAACTGGTACAACTCCCGGAACGAATATTTTACGTGTCGAAGTTCAAGAAGCCGACACCTTCACAGCTACAGTCACCTTAGATAATGGGCGATCGCCCAGTGTTGGTAGTTTTCGCCGGGGTATAGATGTACAAGAAGCCAATTTACTGGGTTTGGGAGATACCTTGAGTGTAGGTTATACCAATACCGATGGCAGTAATACAATCGCTGCTAGTTACACATTACCCGTTAATGCTTACAATGGCGCTTTATCCTTTAGTGTTAACCAAGGCTGGAACAACGTCATTGAAAAACCATTTAGCGTTCTCGATATTCAGTCAAATAGCACCGCTTACGAATTCGGATTTAGACAACCATTACTGCAAAAGCCAACCCAAGAATTAGCGGTGGGGGTATCCTTCTCACGTCAAGAAAGTCAAACAAAAATCGGTCTAGATAATATTGGCGGCTTTCCTTTATCGCCTGGTGCAGATGATAATGGTAAAACCAATATTTCTGCCTTGCGCTTTACCCAAGAGTATACCCAACGCAGCAGTAGACAAGTTTTTGCCGCGCGATCGCAATTCAGTTTGGGAGTCGATTGGTTTGGAGCCAATGTCAGCAACGAGGCTCCCGATAGCCGCTTTTTTAGTTGGCGGGGACAAGCACAGTGGGTACAACAATTCGCACCAGATACCCTGTTTTTAACTAGAGGCGATTTACAAATAGCCGCAGATACCCTCGTACCTTTAGAGCAATTTGGTCTGGGTGGACAGCTAAGTGTGCGGGGCTATCGCCAGGATACATTACTCACAGATAACGGTATCTTGTTTTCCTCAGAATTTCGATTTCCGATTGTGCGTGCTAACAAAATCCAAGGAGTCCTACAACTAGCACCTTTTATTGATGTTGGTAAAGGCTGGAATACCAAAGGTAACAATCCCTCTTCAAGCACATTAGTAGGTGCTGGGTTAGGGCTGTTGTGGAAACAAGGTAATAACTTCTCCGCCCGTTTGGATTGGGGAATTCCGCTGATATCAGTGGATGGTGCAAAAGAAACTCTCCAAGAAAATGGTTTGTACTTTTCTATGCAGTATTCGCCATTTTGATAGCAAAAGTGGCGTTGCATCAATGCGGGATTGTCATGGCGAGTGCAACGAAGTAGAACGACGCATTACTACCCTGCGGGAAGCCGCGCGTCTGCACTTACTTCGCGATCGCTACGTACCCTACTAGTTCGCCGTAATCCCAATTCACAAAAATCTTGATACACATGCAAGAACTTGTAGGAGCAAACGGCTTTCTGTCCAGTGTGATACGCGGGTTTTCTTACTTGAGTAAACTGTTCAATTCTGATTGAGAATTGCTGTATGCACATAAATTTTGTCAATCTCCCTGTCTCAATCATTTTGTGAATTGGTATGACTGCATTGGGAACAATAAACACGTAATAAAAAACAAGAAATCGGTTGATGAAATTAACTTTTGTTGGGTTTTACTTTCTCGGTGCAATCTGCATATCTGCAATTTACAACAATTGTGTTCAGGCGCAAGTAATACCTGACAACACTCTTAATACTGCTGTGAGTGGTAGTAGTAATTACACCATCATCAACGGCACTCGTGTCGGCAATAATTTATTTCATAGCTTTAGCCAATTCTCTATACCTACAGGCGATTCTGTTCTGTTTAATAATTCCACTACCGTAGAAAACATCTTCACCCGTGTCACAGGTGGGAGTGTGTCGAATATCGATGGCACAATCAGCGCCAACGGTAGTGCTAATTTATTCTTGCTGAATCCTGCGGGGATTTTGTTTGGAGCTAATGCTAAATTGAATATTGGGGGTTCTTTTGTTGGTACTAGTGCAAATAGCATAGTATTTGCAGACAGGTTAAAGTTTAGCGCCACCGATACTACATCGCCAGCCTTATTAACAATGAGCGCCCCTGTAGGTTTGCAACTTGGTAGCAATCCAGGCGCGATTACCGTTCAAGGAGCCGGACACAATGCTAACTTCAGTGCATCGTCATCAATATCTGGACTCAACCTCGGTACAAGAGGATTACAGCTACAATCTGGCAAAACCTTAGCATTAGTGGGTGGGAATATTGCCTTAAATGGAGGCTTACTCTCGGCACCAGGAGGACAAATAGAACTAGGTAGCGTCAGTAACGCCAATGTTGTTCTCAATTCCACTTCTCAAGGCTTTACCCTGAGTTATCCCAATACAGCAAGTTTCGGCAATATTACCCTCACCCAACGAGCTTTAGCATCTACACGCGATCTCAGTCGAGGAAATGGCGGATCTGTCAATATTCAAGGCAAGCAAGTAAGTATCCGCGATGGTTCTTTGGTATTAGTCCAAAATCGGAGTAATCAAGCTGCTGGTAATATTGTTGTTAATGCTACAGAATCATTGGATATTATCGGTAAGTCACCTAATTTTGCGAGTTCTAGCAGTTTAGTCAATGACACAGTATCTTCTGCCGCAGCAGGGCATATCATCGTCAATACCCCAAAGTTAAATATTGATCAAGGTGGTTACATCATCAACCGCACATTTAGTGCCGCCTCTGGGGGCAAAATTATCATCAATAGTGATGCAGTGGATGTCAATGGTTTTGCATTAGGCGATCCTTCACCTTTTCGAGCCGTTAGTCAAATATTAACCGCTTCTTTTGGTAAGGGAAAGGGCGGAGATATTTCCATTACCACGCAAGATTTATCTATTTCAGCGGGAGCCAATATAGCCGCTAGACCTTATTCTTCAGGTAAGGGCGGCGATGTGAATATCACAGCAGATACAATTCTGGTGACAGGTGAAGGAACTCCAAAAGGTAGTTATTTTAGTTTACTTTCTGCTGCAACATTCGGGGTTGGCGATGCCGGGAATTTGGACATTAAAACCCGTAAGCTATCGGTTCAAGCTGGTGGTAGAGTATCGGCTTCGAGCATAATTCTCGGAAATGCAGGTTCACTGACTATCAACGCGTCAGAATCGATTGATGTGAGTGGGATGAAACCTGGAGAAACCCCCAGTTATATTGGTAGTGCTGTTCTACCTGTAGGCGCTTTTAGTAAAATTTCCCGCGCTAATGCAGGTAACACTACTATTAACGCCCCACTTGTTACTGTCTCTGATGGTGCGACGATTTTTGTTCAAAATACTGGCTCTGGGACAGCGGGCAATTTGCAAATTAATGCCAATACCCTCACACTCAAGAATGGTGGAAACCTTTTAGCTTCCACAAAAGCAGGCGAAGGAGGTAACATCAACTTGCAACTACGAGATTTACTACTTATGCGTTACGGTGGTTTTGTTAGCGCCGAAGCAGATGGTAGTGGCAATGGTGGCAATATTAGTATTAATGCTCCGGTGATTGTTGGGCTGGAAAATAGTGACATTATTGCCAATGCAGTACAAGGAAAGGGTGGCAATATTATCATTACAACTCAAGGTATTATTGGTCTACAATTCCGCGATACCCTGACTCCAAGAGAAGATTTGACTAATGATATTACAGCCAGTTCCGCATTTAATGTCAATGGCACGGTGGAAATTAATAACATTGGTGTTGACCCAAATTCAGGTTTAGTAAAACTACCAGCAAATGTGACTGATCCATCACAGCAAATAGCGAGTGGTTGTTCCGCTAATCCCAGTAGTAGTTTTGTCGCTACCGGACGAGGTGGGATACCACAAAATCCCACACAGGAAATTAGGAGCGATCGCGCTTGGTCTGATGTCCGCGACATCTCTGCATTCAACAAAACACAACAAGTCCAAGCCCAAACACCCAAATCACCAGAAACTCTTGTCCAAGCCACTTCTTGGCATCGTAATACCCAAGGCAAAATTGAATTAATTGCAGCTAAATCTTCTACAAATGTTCAGCCATCGTTAAGCTGTGCAGCAGTTCCCAAAAGTTAAATCTTCATAGTATTACAACTCTCATCTGGGAACACTAAATTACCTGTAGAAAATTAGAGATGAATTGATGAAAGTAAGTTTTGCTAACTTGGGCTTCATTGGTGCAATTTTTCTATCTATGATTTGCAACAGTAGTGTTCAAGCGCAAGTCAAACCTGATGGCACTCTCAATACCATTGTGACTGGCAGTAATAGTTACACCATCACGGGAGGCACTGTTGTTGACAAGAATTTATTTCATAGCTTCAGCCAATTTTCGATTCCCAGCAACGGCTCTGTCACCTTCAGCTATAGTGGCAATATCCAAAACATTTTTAGTCGTGTCACTGGCAATAGTGTTTCTGACATTGATGGAAGCATTAACGCTAGTGCAAATCTATTTTTACTCAACCCTGCGGGGATTATTTTTGGTAAAAACGCCAGTTTGAATATTAGTGGTTCCTTTGTAGCGACAACTGCCAATAGCATTAAGTTTGCTGATGGAACTGAATTTAGTGCAGTTAGTCCGCAAACAAACACATTGTTAACTATGAGTGTGCCTATTGGACTACAAATGGGGAATTATCCTTCACCTATACAAGTTCAAGGTACAGGACATAGCTTAAATAGTATCAATAGTTTTTCTCCTTTAATTCGTAATCCTAGCTCAACAAAATTGCAAGTACAGTCAGGCAAAACCCTGGCACTGGTGGGTGGTAATATCAATTTGAATGGCGCTACCATAACGGCTGAAACAGGGCAAATAGCATTAGGTAGTTTAGGTGGTGCAGGATTAGTTAGTTTAGTACCAACTACTCAAGGCTACAAATTGGAGTATGAGCAGGGACAAAGTTTTGCTGATATTCAACTAGCGCAAAAGTCGCTCTTAGATGTGAGTGGGTTCAACTCTGGTGCAGTTCAACTTCAGGGCAAAAATATCAACTTTACTGATGGTTCGTTGATTTTCTCCAAAAATTATGGCAGTCTTCCCAGTGGAGATATTCATTTAAAAGCATCAGAAGCGATCGCAATTATTGGCACAACACCCAATGCTAAAATTCGCAGTTGGATTCGCTCGGAAGCCTTGGGGAAGGGAGCCAGCGCCAATATCAGTATCTTCACTCCTCGTTTGACGCTTCAAGAAGGTTCAGGAATAAATACTGTAACTTTTGGATCTGCTAACAGTGGCGACATTCACATAAAAGCGACAGATATGCAAGTATCGGGCTTTTCTAGCCTGAATCCCACTGGTGTCACTTCCATTGCCACTGGCACTTATGGAAAAGGAACAGCTGGTAATCTTTTAGTGGAGGGGAATAATTTACTAGTTTCTGAGGGAGCTTCTTTATCTTCGGTGACATTTGGTCGAGGCTCCAGCGGTCAGGTGATAATTCGTAATCAAAATACCACAGTCATGGGCGAAAGCCCTTCTGGGCTTTATAGCAATATTAGTCTAACTAGCTTTGCAACTGGAAATACTCAAGATTTGATATTAGATACTGGCAAGTTACAAATATTGAATGGTGGAGCAATTGGTTCATCTGCATTCTTTCAAGGTAATGGGGGAAATGTACA
This window of the Nostoc sp. HK-01 genome carries:
- a CDS encoding filamentous hemagglutinin-like protein; the protein is MKVSFANLGFIGAIFLSMICNSSVQAQVKPDGTLNTIVTGSNSYTITGGTVVDKNLFHSFSQFSIPSNGSVTFSYSGNIQNIFSRVTGNSVSDIDGSINASANLFLLNPAGIIFGKNASLNISGSFVATTANSIKFADGTEFSAVSPQTNTLLTMSVPIGLQMGNYPSPIQVQGTGHSLNSINSFSPLIRNPSSTKLQVQSGKTLALVGGNINLNGATITAETGQIALGSLGGAGLVSLVPTTQGYKLEYEQGQSFADIQLAQKSLLDVSGFNSGAVQLQGKNINFTDGSLIFSKNYGSLPSGDIHLKASEAIAIIGTTPNAKIRSWIRSEALGKGASANISIFTPRLTLQEGSGINTVTFGSANSGDIHIKATDMQVSGFSSLNPTGVTSIATGTYGKGTAGNLLVEGNNLLVSEGASLSSVTFGRGSSGQVIIRNQNTTVMGESPSGLYSNISLTSFATGNTQDLILDTGKLQILNGGAIGSSAFFQGNGGNVQIKAREAIAISGSSSNNNSNINSSAVRLSPQLRQIFSLPDILTANAGNVSINTPKLTLSDSGTVSVTSQGTGNAGNLQITADQIQLKNQALIQAQTESGQGGDINLQVGSLLLMRDRSKITATAGGQGNGGNININAPIIVGLEDSDIIANAVQGKGGNIQIITQGIIGLEYRPQLTPENDITASSQFGVNGTVEVNNVGVDPNSGLVELPANVSDPSQQIASGCANTNGSSFVATGRGGIPQNPTQDIRSDRTWSDIRDISAFHTTKQLPAQTLSSSKILVQATSWRRNAQGKIELIAPQVANVQTSLTCAAQIK